aataatttttaagtacctacaaataatatagaactcaattttattttaacaataaatacttttattaatacagtgttgactttgtagatgggtagtaataaattaactgtacattcaggattacatgcattcaggtgaataattataatttataagattacaatgatagatgtaagatgtaagatgttagatgtaagatgtaagatgtattgttgattcatcaatacgatgctgggtggacttgaggacttcccatgttcagcgaccggcgtcgacccgttttgtggcacAGCAGAAACTTCGTACCGCTGACTGgtcgacaaagacactgtaatattatttgaaaaatattatttctacttaatcgtaataactgggtataatgagtttaatattatattatattataataaatattaagtacctatattattagcttctaataattgggatgtcatttttgtagatattgatccggacaaaatgatgctggcccagcgctatgccacgatttatggcgtacctatccgatgaaattgttggagactctttcaaactgggcaatctgataaacggtgacgtgatcgttacatcgcggccatcatagggtggaccagaatacacaaaaatgtaggtcatcgggctgtcggctgtatgtatgataaagtcctggaagtgggaattacaatagcccctaaaatgctgttacacctcaaccttaataaaaacaaagaatgattaaaaaatgacaacggaattggcctacaaatctgaaaataagtttatggacagataacttctcaacgtaatattatgaccgatccaataataactttccataattccataggtacatcagaccgatgtgcgacggctgctcaccaacgtatcgtcatccaccagataactttggtaagttttcaaactataccgctcattcttgtggaatgctaaagaaaattaatttattagataaatattatactataacaatttttaaatatagacgttttcaactcacagttatgcagatggatgtcgaccggtttgggagcgacgtctgatacgccattgttctaatgaattcaaacataaataatatattattataatatttttatatgtatataggtacggttaggtatattaaatttgatgtgtcgtgtattgtaatatacaatatgccGACGTTTCCCGACCTATTATCGGAGCCGATTTCCTGCATTACTACGGTTTGCTCATCGATATACGCCGAAACCACCTCGTCGACCTCGCAGTTAATAGTTCGGTAAAGATCACACTCGCTACTGTTTCGCCTCGTACCGCGATTTGTGCCGTTGCCCGATCGTCGAAGTGGACCACCATACTTCTTGACTACCCCGAAGTCACGCGCGAATCACCCGTACCAAACAAGTTTCTACACGATGTGGTCCACGAGCTACATACCACTGATCCAGCTCTGTTCGCCCGACACGCCGACTCCCGCCCGACCGACTACGAATCGCGCGTCAAGAGTTCGACTTCATGCTGCAGAAAGGCATCTGCAGGCCGTCATCGAGTTCATGGGCCAGTCCACTCTTACTTGTGCCCAAAAAAGATGGTACGTTCCGACCGTGTGGTGACTACCGCCGACTCAACGCCGTACAGTCGCCGACCGATACCCGTTGCCACACCTACAAGACTTCACGGCAAATCTCGCCGGTAAAACCGTCTTCACAAAACTCGATCTGGTGCGGGCATACCACCAGGTTCCTATCGCCCCGAATGACGTACACAAAACCGCAGTCATGACACCGTTCGGTTTGTTCGAATTTCCCGTCATGTGTTTCGGCCTTCGCAACGCCGCGCAAACTTTTCAACGCGTTATCAACAATATACTGCGCGGACTGGATTTCGTGTTCACGTATATCGACGACGTGTTAATCGCCTCACGCGATGAGGTCGAACATACCAAGCACGTCCGTATCGTCCttgaactttttaaaaaattcggtATCGCAATCAGTCCGGCAAAGTGCGTTTTCGCGACCGACTCGATGTCGTTTCTCGGATATGTTATCGACAAAGACGCGTGCCGACCGAACGCGTTCGTTACCGCAATACACGAGTGGACACATCCGAACACAAAAAAGAGCTCCAACGATTTTTGGATTCGATAAATTTTTATCACCGATTTATTCCGAACGCTGCCGAAATACAAGCGCCTCTTTATAGCCTCGCGTCACAAATCAAAAAACGCGACGGACCTCTGCGATGGACAGACGATACGCGTGCCGCCTTCAACGCGTGCCGTCAAGCCCTCGCCGACACCGCGAAACTCGCGCATCTCGAGCAGAACGCCCCCTACGTCTCAACACCGACGCATCCAACGTGGCAGTGGGCGCCGTCCTCGAACAACACGTCGACGACCACTGGCAGCCCCTcggtttttttctcaaaaaagcTCTCACCCACCGAACAGAGGTACAGTACGTACGACCGGGAGCTACTCGCTGCCTTCTTAGGCACACGTCACTTCATACACATGATCGAAGGACGCAAAAAAACGTTACGTACGGATCACAAGCCGCTTACGTACATGTTCACGGTCAAGTCCGAAAAAACGATCGACCGGCAAGTGCGTCAAATTTCGTTTCTGTCGCAACACATACACGACGTCGTGCACATCCAAGGCACAGATAACGTCGTGCCAGACGCGTTATCACGAATTGAGATCGCCGAAACAGCTGACCCGCCGACGACGCAACAGTGGGCCGCCGATCAAGCCGCGGGCCCGCAGCTGCAACAGCTTATCAGTGGTATCACGACGAGCTCACCACGCTTGCAACCGCGCGTATTAGTCGACGGCGTAATCTACACGGATTATACGACCGGCAACGCGCGTTTGTTCGTACCGTCCGTACTCGAGTTTTTAACGTGCTACATGGGTTAGCGCACAGCGGAAACCGCGCCCCACTACGTCTGATCAGATCTCGATATTGCTGGCCGGACATGCACAAAGACATCACACGATGGACCCGGTGCTGCGAACCGTGCCAACGCACTAAGGTACATAAACACACCGTTTCCCCGATCACGCCTTTCGCGCCGCCCGAACGACGTTTTGGACACATTCATGTCGACCTCTCGTCGGACCTCTGCCGCCGTCcaacaatttcaaatacctGCTCACCATCATCGACCGATTCACTCGCTGGCCAGAAGCCTGGCCACTAGAAAATATGTCAGCTCACGCAGTCGCACAGTCGCTGACCGTGAATTGGATCGCACGATTCGGCGTTCCCGACACCATCACCACCGACCAGGGGAGACAGTTCGAATCCGACCTGTGTCGCTCTCTTTTTTCGATATTCGGCATTCAACACTCGAGAACTTCTCACCTTATCACCCTCAATCGAATGGTTAGAGTTATGGTCACGTTTTCCTCCGAATCGACGCCGTCCAGCCACCGCTCCAGCCACGATACGAAGGCCCGTTTGCCGTTTTGGAACGCCGTGAAAAAAACATACAAGGTACAGCGCCACCAGTCAACGACGTGGATTTCCATCGACCTACTCAAGCCAGCATTCATCGCACGGGATGATCCAACCACCGACCATACGTACGCCGCGCAATCGATCGAATACCCCCAAAAAAAACGAGtccgtttttttttctctcgccGAGGGGGAGTAATGTGGCGATTACGACGCGTATCACCACTTACGCTAGCGCGTCCGTTTTTTGTATCATCTTTGGTCGCGAACGACGCGCCTCCACAATTTCGTCTCCCGCCTCGCGCACCGACTTTTTCGACGTTACGggctcgcaggcaaatgcattttaggaaaccaaaaaaaaattttgaataaatttaactgtatgattacacattacaaagtacaatctaaaatacccagaatattaaacagaaaaaactatttaaaatatttatttcattaaacaaggattattcaaagggtaccagattgtcaatgtttaaaaaatttggctagaggttaaatcataaaaaaaaaattgaaggggggtgttggcgcccataggcaaatgcattttaggaaaccaaaaaaaagaatttatttttgacttgcaaattctgggattgaacttgcaaattcttgctaattacttgcaaaatattggcactgtgcaaaactttttttgaaaaagtgtaagggccaacttcacggacgTCAGTATACACGCTGCAGTTGTAGCAGTTCGTTGTTACTTGTTCATATATTGGCTTAGAAGAAATCTCCCTcgtgatttaaaaattacaacgaacctttaattaatttctaaactTGAAGTATATGGTGGAAAGTTCACAAATTGAATAACTTTTTCGTTCTACCCTTCCCGAGTTCAAGTAGGTGGGTACTTTCAGCAGACAAAACCGAAATTCGCTTTATTGCGACCGGCCTGTGATAAGTTGTGCTGgcgttgttttttgttttctggttaaaatatattatgtaatagacaACAACATTTTAACTCACGAGGTCTACGTAAGACTCGTCATTTGCACCGTTATCGCAATTTCTTGAATTCACACATCACTGTTAAAGTAggtaactatatgtatatagtatttaaactaatgcaataatttattgttattaaaaaagtcataaatattttacacgttCCGCGATTTAATCAGACGATTCGTTTTTGGATTAATGAAAAACTGTTTATCTCGGCCACACAATATCATATCACGTGTACTTCGATTTTTTTGTCAATCATTTTCCCTTGACCGCAGTTATTTACTGTAGTGCATATAAATGTTATAGATTATGTTATAgaatatatgtaaatttttacatttgtttttttatgaatttgacacttatctttaatattataatttcgtaCAAAACGTAAAAGTaggttttttaataactttgtCAATCATATTCACATTATTCGACATTTACTCTATTTACCAAAATTATCTTGAACAAATATCTAGTGTACACATTAATTACTGAATGAATGACGTAGTAGTTGCCCGTACCacaataatttaagtttctttaaaaatgtaccaaaacgttttgaaattattcaattttaattttatttggcttataatataatatttaatatcaaagtaCGTACCAACCATGTACAAAAAATCAACACAATCCACATACTTACATATCGGTCCAAaacttaacaatatatattaccattaaaaattaaatgtaagtactctatcaagatttttaaaaaaatacactttgGCTACTatattagaacataatataaacatataacaaATGCATAAGATTATtctattacttattgtattaattagatgatgatcataataattattgagaattttagtttaatagCTTTATATTTAACAACATGATTTTATgcgtaatattacattatattaaagtattgaaaaaaattaatatttattcatattgatattcatattttatagttgttttattgaattaactggtttaatgaatatttatttaaaattgtggaGTCATGGAACCCCACACAAACATGTTCAGTGGGACCTACTATTTtctttaagaataaattaaatacaagttaaataaaaatgtaatagtatttattatttaaaataaaattttctcaATACACTCAcacacaatacatttatttacttgTAAATGTACAAATATACTACAATGAGATTTTCTtggtaaaaaatttttcaaaactaaaataaaagttaaaaaatatattttgtattattttaaataatatgtatattttacacaattcaACTTATATTTGactaactatatttaaaaatacacagcttaatatttataaatgaatttcaaaaatacattttgagcaTCAAGACTAATCAAAGTGTGACTGCTTTTGTAAATCAATAGTGGGACAGAAAACAATGATGGCCATCTATATCCACCCAAGTTTGTTTGGAAATTATAGTTTGTAGCTTTTTAACATCAATTATGAATATCACACTActcctttaataataaatttattcaaattctgatttttggaattttaaatatacttaaagcttttaaaattcttgaataAGTTTTTACTGCTTAAAGAGTGTCCTGCAGTCTGTTTTTCAATTGAAAATCCttcttttttacttaaaattatttagtaggaataatttttgaaaaatttgatgttcttaatttaaaaatttgaatgagttgaacttatattatattgttattaaaatgtttatgctaAAGATAATAGttctaaaaaattgttttacaaaaatataaaatatttataagattggatttaatgtttattgtacTTGGTCCATGTCTAAAAGTAGTTAATGTTGAATAACCATGGCCCCAATACCTCATAAACCCATTAcctaattatgtacctattatcctagcatacaaagttaaatatctcaaaaactactcattcAAATGAAGTAtatcaaaatgtttagaaaaatgttttgcaaaattatttacattagaaaagggaagttataatttgaaaaacagaaatttttatACCTCCACATCAGACCACACTtcttcaaaaatacaaaaagtctcaataattttaaaatatgggccctgacaacatttaaaaattctaaattctaaaaatcagattttgaaaaagTGCATTATTGAAGTAAAAAAGGTGGTACACATGCTTGgcgaatcatcctgtatattattCTAAGCCCGAAACTCGTTGGCGGCGTGACCGCGTCAATCTTAGTTGTCTACAAACTTTGGTTTACAATCGCCATTAGGCATTACAGTGTATCCCGCCGGACACTGATTCTTAATAGGAGAGTCCTGTAATTGTGGAGGATTTATGAGATTTTTAATATCCAAATATACATCTCCGTCCGTCCGGTTTTCGTTTGCCTTTCCTACATTGGCGATCATCACCGCCTGTGTCCCGGCCATTCCCTTGATAGACGTCGTCGAGGTGGTGTTGTTGACCGGACCGGATACCTTTATAGTTGTCGTCGCGGCTGTGTTTATGGTCGTAGACATAACCGTAGTAGTACTCGCCGCAGACGAAACCAAAGTGGGCTTTGAGGTGGTGATGGTCGTGGACTTTTCTAGGGTCTCAATATGAGATACgggaaaatttgttttattagacGACATTCTCGTACTTGGTTTGACCAGACTCGACTGATTATTTGCTCCAGGATTCTGCGGTACATTTTTCGCGTTCGCCAAAGTAACGACAAAAACGACGAGGACGGCGACCATAATTACGTGATGAAACTGAGTTTTCATCGTGTAACTAAAGTATTTATTACACACGATAATGAACAGTCTAGTAACGGACGGgacttttatatttaataaaataggtattattcaGAAAACTGTAATGTGCctcttaaataattgtatactatcCAAAGACACGCAATGAACGTGCACGTTACAGGTGCACATCACATACTGGCTTCGAAATATGACTTGTTAAACTTACCAGCTTGGTATGAAATCTACTAATTTTAACCTTGCATTAAAAATGGACAACGCCCCACTGTTAAACGTGTATTTCCATAAGGAAGTATCTAAATGTTTTCGCAGTctgttaaatgtataattgaaatataccttggtacctatttaaaaatatctaccaCAAAATACCATTCGATtcgcattttattataatattatgttgatttatttattgatacacATTCATAcagacaaaatatgtattaatttatattgatattttacagttatgtgagaaaaatgttttgtaGCTTATGTATATCGATAGTAAAGTGGAAAATAATGATCGATTCACCCAAGTTTATTTggaaatcaaaatttgaagCTTTTCAACATTTAGTATGAACATGGtgttcactatattattaagtacctacaacaacaacaacgattATTTTTACATCGATATCTTTGACGAGTCATTACGCATGCGAAACGTATTTACTGAATAAATTAGGGa
The Metopolophium dirhodum isolate CAU chromosome 7, ASM1992520v1, whole genome shotgun sequence DNA segment above includes these coding regions:
- the LOC132948224 gene encoding uncharacterized protein LOC132948224, which codes for MKTQFHHVIMVAVLVVFVVTLANAKNVPQNPGANNQSSLVKPSTRMSSNKTNFPVSHIETLEKSTTITTSKPTLVSSAASTTTVMSTTINTAATTTIKVSGPVNNTTSTTSIKGMAGTQAVMIANVGKANENRTDGDVYLDIKNLINPPQLQDSPIKNQCPAGYTVMPNGDCKPKFVDN